One stretch of Daphnia pulicaria isolate SC F1-1A chromosome 6, SC_F0-13Bv2, whole genome shotgun sequence DNA includes these proteins:
- the LOC124341761 gene encoding myogenesis-regulating glycosidase-like isoform X2: protein MLDSRLGFLVAVWVASAFAATSDVRPSNLAAAGIDSKESSMIVAWNGNAFDFVYQSQQGAQLVGQLGSGSIPLDLPPPEPCDEAGLCWTFGAMASLSLTPTADGQCHFVEWKSQFDSLADCFDMGDGHWYGGGEVFDQSWPIDGDTSLMGDGGRADVPYVTGDFFHNDFAGVLEPYWINTDGFGFFALHENPLFVSWNSSGDHRLCLKSRYELPYPAAVAGQQELGLRYTVCSTADVKAMHLYALSQNFWPKPRDIPDQRVFEHPIWSTWARYKTLVNQARVLSFAEQILQYGFNNSQLEIDDRWESCYGEHRFDAEKFADPSAMVNQLHSQGFRVTLWIHPFINAECPSYAEASPHVVSDVNGSPLMTSWWQGNAAGYFDFTRPSSGDWWAERIMKIKTDYGFDGFKVDAGETNWLPVGFDFGQRLAANATPNGYSTAYCRTMERFGGITEIRTGWAAQDIPIFTRMLDKSTVWGKANGLATLIPTLFLFGLEGYAFVLPDMIGGNGYNTILPDKELFVRWMQANVLMPTMQFSYTPWDYDLEVVDIALKMTSLHYEYSPLIIELARQALTTGQPINRPLWWIDPTDSVAQTIDSEYLLGDDVLVAPVVQQGAVTKDIYLPKGLWRDEVDPAHPVYTGPIWLEAYPAPLQTLPYFTRAGPLQ from the exons ATGCTGGACAGCCGATTGG GTTTCCTGGTGGCCGTGTGGGTGGCATCCGCTTTCGCCGCTACATCAGACGTTCGACCATCaaatttggctgctgctgggatcGACTCGAAGGAGTCTTCAATGATAGTCGCTTGGAACGGAAACGCCTTTGACTTTGTCTACCAATCGCAACAAG GCGCTCAGCTGGTGGGCCAACTGGGATCCGGCTCAATTCCTCTGGATTTGCCTCCGCCGGAGCCTTGCGACGAGGCCGGTTTATGCTGGACATTCGGAGCGATGGCCTCATTGTCACTGACTCCCACCGCCGATGGACAGTGTCATTTCGTCGAGTGGAAGAGCCAATTTGACTCCTTGGCG GACTGTTTCGACATGGGCGACGGCCATTGGTACGGCGGCGGCGAGGTGTTTGATCAGAGTTGGCCCATCGACGGCGACACGTCGCTGATGGGCGACGGCGGCCGGGCCGACGTCCCTTACGTGACGGGCGATTTCTTCCACAACGACTTTGCCGGCGTCCTCGAACCTTACTGGATCAACACGGACGGCTTCGGCTTTTTCGCCCTGCACGAGAACCCGCTGTTCGTCAGCTGGAACAGCTCGGGCGACCACCGGCTCTGCCTCAAGTCCCGCTACGAGTTGCCCTACCCAGCGGCGGTGGCCGGCCAACAGGAGCTCGGCTTGCGCTACACCGTCTGCTCGACGGCCGACGTCAAGGCCATGCACCTTTACGCCCTGTCGCAGAATTTCTGGCCCAAACCGCGCGACATTCCCGACCAGCGCGTCTTCGAGCATCCCATCTG GTCGACGTGGGCGAGATACAAGACACTGGTCAATCAGGCCCGCGTCCTCTCCTTTGCCGAGCAAATCCTCCAGTACGGGTTCAACAACAGCCAACTGGAGATCGATGACCGATGGGAGTCGTG CTACGGCGAGCACCGGTTCGACGCGGAGAAGTTTGCCGACCCTTCCGCAATGGTTAATCAACTGCACAGCCAA GGGTTTAGAGTCACTTTGTGGATCCATCCGTTTATCAACGCCGAGTGTCCCTCGTATGCGGAGGCAAGTCCGCACGTCGTCAGCGACGTCAACG GATCGCCACTGATGACCAGCTGGTg GCAAGGCAATGCGGCCGGCTATTTCGATTTCACTCGACCAAGTTCCGGCGATTGGTGGGCGGAGCGCATCATGAAAATAAAGACAGACTACGGTTTTGATGGATTCAAG gTTGATGCCGGAGAAACGAATTGGCTACCAGTTGGATTTGACTTTGGTCAGCGATTAGCGGCCAACGCCACACCCAACGGTTACTCAACTGCTTACTGTAGAACAATGGAGCGCTTCGGGGGCATAACCGAGATCCGAACTGGTTGGGCTGCCCAGGATATCCCCATATTTACcc GTATGCTGGACAAGAGCACCGTTTGGGGCAAAGCCAACGGcctg GCGACGCTGATTCCGACGCTCTTCCTGTTCGGTCTGGAAGGCTACGCATTTGTCCTTCCGGATATGATCGGCGGCAACGGTTATAATACGATTCTGCCCGACAAAGAGCTCTTTGTCCGCTGGATGCAGGCCAATGTTTTGATGCCGACGATGCAATTCAGTTACACCCCGTGGGACTACGACCTAGAG GTGGTCGACATCGCACTCAAAATGACGAGCTTGCATTACGAGTATTCGCCGCTAATCATCGAGCTGGCCCGCCAAGCCCTGACCACCGGCCAGCCCATCAATCGGCCACTCTGGTGGATCGATCCCACCGACTCGGTTGCCCAAACCATCGACTCAG AGTATCTGCTGGGCGACGATGTGCTAGTGGCGCCAGTCGTCCAACAGGGAGCCGTGACAAAGGACATTTACCTACCCAAAG GTCTGTGGCGCGACGAAGTTGATCCGGCTCATCCAGTGTACACGGGACCCATTTGGCTGGAAGCCTACCCGGCCCCGCTGCAAACGCTGCCGTACTTTACGCGTGCCGGCCCTCTGCAATGA
- the LOC124341761 gene encoding myogenesis-regulating glycosidase-like isoform X1, whose product MLDSRLAGFLVAVWVASAFAATSDVRPSNLAAAGIDSKESSMIVAWNGNAFDFVYQSQQGAQLVGQLGSGSIPLDLPPPEPCDEAGLCWTFGAMASLSLTPTADGQCHFVEWKSQFDSLADCFDMGDGHWYGGGEVFDQSWPIDGDTSLMGDGGRADVPYVTGDFFHNDFAGVLEPYWINTDGFGFFALHENPLFVSWNSSGDHRLCLKSRYELPYPAAVAGQQELGLRYTVCSTADVKAMHLYALSQNFWPKPRDIPDQRVFEHPIWSTWARYKTLVNQARVLSFAEQILQYGFNNSQLEIDDRWESCYGEHRFDAEKFADPSAMVNQLHSQGFRVTLWIHPFINAECPSYAEASPHVVSDVNGSPLMTSWWQGNAAGYFDFTRPSSGDWWAERIMKIKTDYGFDGFKVDAGETNWLPVGFDFGQRLAANATPNGYSTAYCRTMERFGGITEIRTGWAAQDIPIFTRMLDKSTVWGKANGLATLIPTLFLFGLEGYAFVLPDMIGGNGYNTILPDKELFVRWMQANVLMPTMQFSYTPWDYDLEVVDIALKMTSLHYEYSPLIIELARQALTTGQPINRPLWWIDPTDSVAQTIDSEYLLGDDVLVAPVVQQGAVTKDIYLPKGLWRDEVDPAHPVYTGPIWLEAYPAPLQTLPYFTRAGPLQ is encoded by the exons ATGCTGGACAGCCGATTGG CAGGTTTCCTGGTGGCCGTGTGGGTGGCATCCGCTTTCGCCGCTACATCAGACGTTCGACCATCaaatttggctgctgctgggatcGACTCGAAGGAGTCTTCAATGATAGTCGCTTGGAACGGAAACGCCTTTGACTTTGTCTACCAATCGCAACAAG GCGCTCAGCTGGTGGGCCAACTGGGATCCGGCTCAATTCCTCTGGATTTGCCTCCGCCGGAGCCTTGCGACGAGGCCGGTTTATGCTGGACATTCGGAGCGATGGCCTCATTGTCACTGACTCCCACCGCCGATGGACAGTGTCATTTCGTCGAGTGGAAGAGCCAATTTGACTCCTTGGCG GACTGTTTCGACATGGGCGACGGCCATTGGTACGGCGGCGGCGAGGTGTTTGATCAGAGTTGGCCCATCGACGGCGACACGTCGCTGATGGGCGACGGCGGCCGGGCCGACGTCCCTTACGTGACGGGCGATTTCTTCCACAACGACTTTGCCGGCGTCCTCGAACCTTACTGGATCAACACGGACGGCTTCGGCTTTTTCGCCCTGCACGAGAACCCGCTGTTCGTCAGCTGGAACAGCTCGGGCGACCACCGGCTCTGCCTCAAGTCCCGCTACGAGTTGCCCTACCCAGCGGCGGTGGCCGGCCAACAGGAGCTCGGCTTGCGCTACACCGTCTGCTCGACGGCCGACGTCAAGGCCATGCACCTTTACGCCCTGTCGCAGAATTTCTGGCCCAAACCGCGCGACATTCCCGACCAGCGCGTCTTCGAGCATCCCATCTG GTCGACGTGGGCGAGATACAAGACACTGGTCAATCAGGCCCGCGTCCTCTCCTTTGCCGAGCAAATCCTCCAGTACGGGTTCAACAACAGCCAACTGGAGATCGATGACCGATGGGAGTCGTG CTACGGCGAGCACCGGTTCGACGCGGAGAAGTTTGCCGACCCTTCCGCAATGGTTAATCAACTGCACAGCCAA GGGTTTAGAGTCACTTTGTGGATCCATCCGTTTATCAACGCCGAGTGTCCCTCGTATGCGGAGGCAAGTCCGCACGTCGTCAGCGACGTCAACG GATCGCCACTGATGACCAGCTGGTg GCAAGGCAATGCGGCCGGCTATTTCGATTTCACTCGACCAAGTTCCGGCGATTGGTGGGCGGAGCGCATCATGAAAATAAAGACAGACTACGGTTTTGATGGATTCAAG gTTGATGCCGGAGAAACGAATTGGCTACCAGTTGGATTTGACTTTGGTCAGCGATTAGCGGCCAACGCCACACCCAACGGTTACTCAACTGCTTACTGTAGAACAATGGAGCGCTTCGGGGGCATAACCGAGATCCGAACTGGTTGGGCTGCCCAGGATATCCCCATATTTACcc GTATGCTGGACAAGAGCACCGTTTGGGGCAAAGCCAACGGcctg GCGACGCTGATTCCGACGCTCTTCCTGTTCGGTCTGGAAGGCTACGCATTTGTCCTTCCGGATATGATCGGCGGCAACGGTTATAATACGATTCTGCCCGACAAAGAGCTCTTTGTCCGCTGGATGCAGGCCAATGTTTTGATGCCGACGATGCAATTCAGTTACACCCCGTGGGACTACGACCTAGAG GTGGTCGACATCGCACTCAAAATGACGAGCTTGCATTACGAGTATTCGCCGCTAATCATCGAGCTGGCCCGCCAAGCCCTGACCACCGGCCAGCCCATCAATCGGCCACTCTGGTGGATCGATCCCACCGACTCGGTTGCCCAAACCATCGACTCAG AGTATCTGCTGGGCGACGATGTGCTAGTGGCGCCAGTCGTCCAACAGGGAGCCGTGACAAAGGACATTTACCTACCCAAAG GTCTGTGGCGCGACGAAGTTGATCCGGCTCATCCAGTGTACACGGGACCCATTTGGCTGGAAGCCTACCCGGCCCCGCTGCAAACGCTGCCGTACTTTACGCGTGCCGGCCCTCTGCAATGA